The Micromonospora sp. Llam0 genome includes a window with the following:
- a CDS encoding TetR/AcrR family transcriptional regulator encodes MTSRSRREHILHRAGALFASRGVAGTTVREIADDVGILSGSLYHHFESKEAMVDEIISSYLADLRARYQQILDGPDGPDDQLRQLIRASLECAASHPHATEIYQNDANYLRGLPRFGYLKGVAKEVESVWLTVIDAGRRDGTLRSDIDPKTFYRLTRDAVWLTVRWFRPGGKYSLNRLITDCTTLFLDGIAARR; translated from the coding sequence GTGACTTCCCGCAGCCGACGAGAGCACATACTCCACCGGGCTGGCGCACTGTTCGCCAGCCGAGGAGTCGCCGGCACGACCGTCCGCGAGATCGCCGACGACGTGGGCATCCTCTCCGGTAGCCTCTACCACCACTTCGAATCCAAAGAGGCGATGGTCGACGAGATCATCTCCAGCTACCTCGCCGACCTACGCGCCCGCTACCAGCAGATCCTCGACGGGCCGGACGGACCGGACGACCAACTGCGGCAGCTCATCCGTGCCTCGCTCGAGTGCGCCGCCAGCCACCCGCACGCCACCGAGATCTACCAGAACGACGCGAACTACCTGCGTGGCCTGCCCCGGTTCGGCTACCTCAAGGGCGTCGCCAAGGAGGTGGAGAGCGTCTGGCTCACCGTCATCGACGCCGGACGCCGGGACGGCACCCTGCGCTCGGACATCGACCCGAAAACCTTCTACCGGCTCACCCGCGATGCCGTCTGGCTGACCGTGCGATGGTTCAGGCCGGGCGGCAAGTACTCGCTCAACCGGCTGATCACCGACTGCACCACCCTCTTCCTGGACGGCATCGCCGCACGCCGCTGA
- a CDS encoding DUF1707 domain-containing protein produces the protein MEGGDGVDRRAGDERVGDERVGDERVGDAQRNHVVELLARALGEGYLDLTEYERRLVGATAATTSGELVAQLTDLPRRFHWDPRTPAVGSSVADRARARRTSAALIMAVVSLPFAACYGAGAVPAVAAIVLAGPGRRVPGQRARALAATVIGSVGVVGSVMSVVLLLVVG, from the coding sequence GTGGAAGGCGGCGACGGGGTCGACAGGCGGGCTGGTGACGAGCGGGTCGGTGACGAGCGGGTCGGTGACGAGCGGGTCGGTGACGCGCAGCGCAACCACGTCGTCGAACTGCTCGCCCGGGCACTCGGTGAGGGCTATCTGGACCTCACCGAGTACGAGCGGCGGCTGGTCGGGGCGACCGCGGCGACAACGTCGGGGGAGCTCGTCGCGCAACTGACCGATCTGCCGCGGCGGTTCCACTGGGATCCTCGTACGCCGGCCGTCGGCTCGTCCGTCGCCGACCGGGCCCGGGCCCGGCGTACCTCTGCTGCGTTGATCATGGCTGTCGTGTCGCTGCCGTTCGCCGCCTGCTACGGCGCCGGCGCGGTACCCGCTGTCGCGGCGATCGTTCTGGCGGGTCCGGGCCGACGGGTTCCAGGTCAGCGGGCCAGGGCGTTGGCAGCGACCGTGATCGGCTCGGTCGGCGTGGTGGGGTCGGTGATGAGCGTCGTCCTGCTGCTTGTCGTCGGCTGA
- a CDS encoding GNAT family N-acetyltransferase, translated as MTATTEAPSLPAGYTRRPAGSDDAPAVFQLIATCNTAVIGRPDCTLDEVADDLTDPDFDPTRDGWLVHDPGGVAVGWGWACRKGSSDAVDIDAYHLDTEPAVGDWLWYQVQRRAVAIAAELGHSRAVLDAGCYREDTATAGRLAELGFSVATVFNRLFVPHDPASPRADPGEPDGVRIRGTGDDPEARHQAWTVHQAAFADHFGFAAKAYPDWVGHLESHSDHDWSLGEVAYLDGVPAAMVLRSRAFVADEQSGYVRLLAVRPEWQGRGLGRLLLRRAFVADAADQRRGTFLHVDTDPRRPALRLYLAEGMRPVQIIDAWRRTVPVTP; from the coding sequence ATGACAGCGACCACCGAGGCTCCGTCACTTCCTGCTGGATACACCCGGCGGCCCGCCGGGTCCGATGACGCACCCGCCGTCTTCCAGCTGATCGCCACCTGCAACACCGCGGTCATCGGCCGGCCCGACTGCACCCTCGACGAGGTCGCCGACGACCTCACCGACCCGGACTTCGACCCGACGCGGGACGGTTGGCTGGTGCACGACCCGGGTGGCGTAGCGGTCGGCTGGGGTTGGGCGTGCCGCAAGGGGAGCAGCGACGCCGTCGACATCGACGCGTACCATCTCGACACCGAGCCGGCGGTCGGCGACTGGCTCTGGTACCAGGTCCAACGCCGCGCCGTCGCGATCGCCGCCGAACTGGGCCACTCCCGCGCCGTGCTGGACGCCGGCTGCTACCGGGAGGACACCGCCACGGCCGGACGCCTGGCCGAGCTCGGCTTCTCGGTGGCGACCGTGTTCAACCGGCTGTTCGTCCCGCACGACCCGGCGAGCCCGAGGGCCGACCCCGGGGAGCCCGACGGCGTGCGGATCCGCGGTACCGGCGACGATCCCGAGGCCCGTCACCAGGCATGGACGGTGCACCAGGCCGCGTTCGCCGACCACTTCGGTTTCGCGGCCAAGGCCTACCCCGACTGGGTCGGGCATCTCGAGTCGCACAGTGACCATGACTGGTCGCTGGGCGAGGTCGCGTACCTGGACGGCGTCCCGGCCGCGATGGTGTTGCGGTCGCGTGCCTTCGTGGCCGACGAGCAGAGCGGCTACGTACGGCTGCTCGCGGTCCGACCCGAATGGCAGGGGCGTGGTCTGGGTCGCCTGCTGCTGCGCCGGGCGTTCGTCGCCGACGCCGCCGACCAGCGGCGGGGCACCTTCCTGCACGTCGACACCGACCCTCGGCGGCCGGCGCTGCGCCTGTACCTCGCCGAGGGTATGCGGCCGGTGCAGATCATCGACGCCTGGCGACGGACCGTCCCGGTGACGCCCTGA
- a CDS encoding nucleotide sugar dehydrogenase, with translation MANTPVVIVGQGYVGLPVAMRAVAVGHLVVGLDTDAERIRMLRAGTSYVEDVTDAELHAALGSGRYTATTDYAAAAGFDTAVITVPTPLRDGAPDLRYIEQAARSLAERLTPGATVILESTTYPGTTDEFLRPLLEKGSGLQAGLDFHLGYSPERIDPGNREWTFVNTPKVVSGITPESLRSVQAFYDGLVDRTVPVAGTREAETTKLLENTFRHVNIALVNELAVYAHMLGIDIWDAIDAASTKPFGFLRFTPGPGVGGHCLPVDPSYLSWEVKRTLGRNFRFVELANDVNNYMPMYVVERLTSAMNRRSRALRGARVLLIGLAYKRNSGDCRESPAVRVAELLHLAGAQLHVVDPHLRPEQMPAFVQAVPLTVDQVEAADAVVVLTDHDGIDYSLLSDAPLVLDTRRRLAATAGAELL, from the coding sequence ATGGCGAACACACCGGTGGTGATCGTCGGCCAGGGGTACGTCGGCCTGCCCGTGGCGATGCGCGCCGTAGCGGTCGGACACCTGGTGGTCGGGCTGGACACCGACGCCGAGCGGATCCGGATGCTGCGCGCGGGCACCTCGTACGTCGAGGATGTCACCGACGCCGAGCTACACGCCGCGTTGGGCAGCGGCCGATACACCGCGACCACCGACTACGCCGCCGCCGCAGGATTTGACACCGCGGTGATCACCGTGCCGACGCCGTTGCGTGACGGCGCACCCGACCTGCGGTACATCGAGCAGGCGGCCCGGTCGCTCGCCGAGCGGCTCACTCCCGGCGCGACCGTGATCCTGGAGTCGACGACCTACCCCGGCACCACCGACGAGTTTCTCCGGCCACTGTTGGAGAAGGGCAGCGGCCTGCAGGCCGGGCTCGACTTCCACCTCGGGTACAGCCCGGAGCGCATCGACCCGGGCAACCGCGAATGGACCTTCGTCAACACCCCGAAGGTGGTCTCCGGGATCACCCCCGAGTCGTTGCGCTCGGTGCAGGCGTTCTACGACGGTCTGGTGGACCGGACCGTGCCGGTCGCCGGCACCCGGGAGGCCGAGACCACCAAACTGCTGGAGAACACCTTCCGACACGTCAACATCGCCCTGGTCAATGAACTGGCGGTGTACGCGCACATGCTCGGCATCGACATCTGGGACGCGATCGACGCCGCCAGCACCAAGCCGTTCGGCTTCCTGCGGTTCACCCCCGGCCCGGGCGTCGGTGGGCACTGCCTGCCGGTGGACCCGTCCTACCTGTCCTGGGAGGTCAAGCGGACCCTCGGCCGCAACTTCCGGTTCGTCGAACTCGCCAACGACGTGAACAACTACATGCCGATGTACGTCGTGGAACGGTTGACCAGCGCGATGAACCGGCGCAGTCGGGCGTTGCGGGGCGCGCGAGTGCTGCTCATCGGGCTGGCGTACAAGCGCAACAGTGGCGACTGTCGCGAGTCCCCGGCGGTCCGCGTCGCCGAACTGCTGCACCTGGCCGGCGCACAGCTGCACGTCGTCGACCCGCACCTGCGCCCGGAGCAGATGCCGGCCTTCGTACAGGCGGTGCCGCTCACCGTCGACCAGGTCGAAGCCGCCGACGCGGTGGTCGTGCTGACCGACCACGACGGCATCGACTACTCCCTGCTCAGCGATGCGCCGCTGGTGCTGGACACCCGCCGAAGGCTGGCCGCCACCGCCGGCGCGGAACTGCTGTGA
- a CDS encoding glycosyltransferase family 4 protein, translated as MGSTVENSPGSAMGTVAVSTRTRFQRTPDGAVWTVNGPAHAFWTRYLSAFDRVRLLAEVADVPLPPNGASRVDGAGVEIWPLPYGRGPRGLLPGRAALRRSLRYGVDDVDAVILRSPSPAAGLLVPILRRWHRGYAVEVVADPQDMFDGPVVTYPVRRWRVHRAVRQLREQCRDATAVAYTTGTSLQLRCPPGPHTVAADYPDVDLRADAFVGEPREPAAPGGPVTLVSAGTLDRSRHGVDVVLAAMRRLADDGIRVDLVHLGDGRSRTRLERRAARLGLAERVVIAGERPAAEIRSWLDAADVFVSPASVGAPSPVVVEAMARGLPVVAVAAVDQPDLFEADCLVTTGGPAALAEVVRRLLIQPQRMVEVAAAGLVRSRGYRTEVVAPRRAMFYRAVRMAGRPTPVAPAARAREHAPTS; from the coding sequence ATGGGGAGCACAGTGGAGAACTCGCCAGGTTCCGCGATGGGCACCGTCGCGGTCAGTACGCGGACCCGGTTCCAACGCACACCGGACGGCGCCGTGTGGACGGTGAACGGGCCGGCGCACGCCTTCTGGACCCGGTACCTGTCGGCCTTCGACCGGGTCCGACTGCTCGCCGAGGTTGCCGACGTACCACTGCCGCCGAACGGCGCGTCGCGGGTGGACGGCGCGGGCGTCGAGATCTGGCCGCTGCCGTACGGTCGCGGGCCCCGCGGCCTGCTGCCGGGTCGTGCGGCGCTGCGCCGGTCGTTGCGGTACGGGGTCGACGACGTCGACGCCGTGATCCTGCGGAGCCCGTCACCGGCCGCCGGGCTACTCGTACCGATCCTGCGTCGCTGGCACCGTGGCTACGCGGTCGAGGTCGTCGCAGACCCGCAGGACATGTTCGACGGTCCGGTGGTGACGTACCCGGTGCGCCGCTGGCGCGTTCACCGGGCGGTGCGCCAGCTGCGGGAGCAGTGTCGGGACGCCACCGCCGTGGCCTACACCACCGGGACTTCGCTGCAGCTGCGATGTCCGCCGGGTCCGCACACCGTCGCCGCCGACTACCCGGACGTCGACCTGCGGGCCGACGCGTTCGTCGGTGAGCCCCGCGAACCGGCGGCGCCCGGCGGTCCGGTGACGCTGGTCTCGGCCGGGACGCTCGACCGCTCCCGGCACGGCGTCGACGTCGTCCTGGCGGCGATGCGTCGACTGGCTGACGACGGCATCCGGGTGGACCTGGTGCACCTGGGCGACGGCCGGTCCCGGACGCGGCTCGAACGCCGCGCGGCCCGGCTGGGACTGGCCGAGCGGGTCGTCATCGCCGGTGAGCGTCCCGCCGCCGAGATCCGGTCCTGGCTGGACGCCGCCGACGTGTTCGTGTCGCCGGCTTCCGTCGGCGCGCCCTCCCCGGTAGTGGTCGAGGCGATGGCCCGGGGCCTGCCGGTGGTCGCCGTCGCGGCGGTGGACCAGCCGGACCTGTTCGAGGCGGACTGCCTGGTCACCACCGGTGGTCCGGCGGCGCTGGCCGAGGTGGTCCGGCGGCTGCTGATCCAGCCGCAGCGGATGGTCGAGGTGGCGGCGGCCGGTCTGGTCCGGTCCCGCGGCTACCGCACCGAGGTCGTGGCACCCCGACGGGCGATGTTCTACCGTGCCGTCCGGATGGCCGGTCGCCCGACGCCGGTGGCACCGGCGGCCCGGGCGCGGGAACACGCCCCGACGAGCTGA
- a CDS encoding sigma-70 family RNA polymerase sigma factor: MPHAAPDDAQITRWALAARDGDRAAATSFVRATQGQVQRFLAHLVDATEAEDLAQETFLRAMRSLPRFAGRSTARTWLLSIARRVAVDHIRAVVVRPRVADLADWQAVAEAAVAGPRFEEAVALRQLLAGLAADRREAFVATQVLGLSYAEAAEVCDCPVGTIRSRVARAREDLVAAMTESGRRSGRHLRATS, translated from the coding sequence ATGCCGCACGCCGCACCGGACGACGCCCAGATCACCCGTTGGGCCCTGGCGGCGCGCGACGGTGACCGGGCGGCCGCCACGTCGTTCGTCCGGGCCACCCAGGGTCAGGTGCAGCGGTTCCTGGCGCATCTGGTGGACGCCACCGAGGCGGAGGACCTCGCCCAGGAGACGTTTCTGCGGGCGATGCGTTCGTTGCCGCGCTTCGCTGGGCGGTCCACCGCGCGTACCTGGTTGCTGTCCATCGCCCGACGGGTCGCCGTCGACCATATCCGCGCCGTCGTGGTGCGGCCCCGGGTCGCCGATCTGGCCGACTGGCAGGCGGTGGCCGAAGCCGCGGTCGCCGGGCCACGCTTCGAGGAAGCGGTCGCGCTGCGTCAGCTGCTGGCCGGCCTGGCCGCCGACCGCCGGGAGGCGTTCGTGGCGACCCAGGTGCTCGGGCTGAGCTACGCCGAGGCCGCGGAGGTCTGCGACTGCCCGGTCGGGACCATTCGGTCCCGGGTCGCCCGGGCCAGGGAGGACCTGGTCGCCGCGATGACGGAGTCGGGGCGGCGGTCCGGTCGGCATCTGCGAGCGACCAGCTGA
- a CDS encoding zf-HC2 domain-containing protein — translation MDFRELLSAELDGETDAAESAAARDHLTGCAGCRDWYADATLVTNLARRTGPEPVGAVDESVLDALAPPRRLTAARVALLLRYALGVLGIAQFLLGAAQIGGVADGHLHVPDPVGGTAPNHLWHESAAWNVALGAGFVWIAVRRTRPAGMLPTLTAFVAVLALLSVNDVITGRVDYPRLLSHGLVVAGYLLILALRRRGGDPDTSPGNAGRTRSRWRVELDDEPPAVNPTPLRVVRGGAASIRHRRDRAA, via the coding sequence GTGGACTTTCGTGAGCTGCTGTCGGCCGAACTCGACGGGGAGACCGACGCCGCCGAGTCGGCTGCGGCGCGGGACCATCTGACCGGCTGCGCCGGGTGCCGGGACTGGTACGCCGACGCCACGCTGGTCACCAACCTCGCCCGGCGTACCGGCCCGGAGCCGGTCGGCGCCGTCGACGAATCGGTGCTCGACGCGCTCGCGCCGCCCCGACGGCTGACCGCCGCCCGGGTCGCCCTGCTGCTGCGGTACGCCCTCGGTGTCCTCGGAATCGCGCAGTTCCTGCTCGGCGCGGCCCAGATCGGCGGCGTCGCCGACGGCCATCTGCATGTGCCCGATCCGGTCGGTGGAACCGCCCCCAACCACCTGTGGCATGAGTCCGCGGCCTGGAACGTCGCACTCGGCGCCGGCTTCGTGTGGATCGCCGTCCGGCGCACCCGGCCGGCCGGGATGCTGCCGACCCTGACCGCGTTCGTCGCGGTGCTGGCACTGCTGTCGGTCAATGACGTCATCACCGGCCGGGTCGACTACCCTCGGCTGCTCAGCCACGGCCTGGTCGTCGCCGGGTACCTGCTCATCCTGGCGCTGCGCCGGCGCGGCGGCGACCCGGACACGTCACCGGGCAACGCTGGCCGTACCCGGTCACGCTGGCGCGTCGAACTCGACGACGAACCACCGGCGGTCAACCCGACACCGTTGCGGGTGGTCCGTGGCGGCGCGGCGAGCATCCGCCACCGCCGGGACCGGGCGGCCTGA
- a CDS encoding ABC transporter substrate-binding protein: MQKAHTRLWRHAAVIGVAVILTAACSSGGDPDTDSSPSDGATANPDATFRFADTLPIDTLDPHKSPGAGNNVWLFPVYDRLIHLNSSAELVPGLATEWSFSDDGLTLSLTLRDNVSFHDGTAFDAAAVQANIDRAKTVEGSAVASELAVIDSVEIVDDTHVDLNLNAVNSALPYILTDRAGAIASPAAFDADLARNPVGTGMYRVTEYQPSSSATYERNPDYWDPDAAAAARMEFTSITDSQQRLNALRTDSIDATILDAANVAAAESAGLVVDSAPVLQFYHLQLNLSREYLDDVRVRQAINHAINREDLVSGLLFDLGEPAVQPFPSGYFAHDESVADLYPYDPQRARQLLDEAGVPEGYTLEFINQNAPAYTQLTEALQAQLLEVGLNVEITQTVNFANSFYVEGQGDAGAINWTGRPDPSQTVGLVFAENGFANPGKVTTPEVTALYQDLLATTDETQRQELARQLSAQITTDALDVVLYFPYSNVAYSDKVVGLENWLSGKLEFPGVGVAD; the protein is encoded by the coding sequence ATGCAGAAGGCCCACACCAGGTTGTGGCGTCACGCGGCGGTGATTGGCGTTGCGGTGATCCTGACTGCCGCCTGCTCGTCAGGCGGCGACCCGGACACGGACAGTAGTCCCTCGGATGGCGCCACGGCCAACCCCGACGCCACCTTCCGCTTCGCAGACACCCTGCCAATCGACACCCTTGACCCGCACAAGTCACCCGGAGCCGGCAACAACGTCTGGCTCTTTCCCGTATATGACCGGCTCATCCACCTCAACTCGTCGGCCGAGCTCGTCCCTGGCCTGGCGACCGAATGGTCCTTCTCCGACGACGGGCTCACCCTGTCGCTGACCCTGCGGGACAACGTCAGCTTCCACGACGGCACCGCTTTCGACGCCGCCGCCGTGCAGGCCAACATCGACCGGGCGAAGACGGTGGAGGGGTCGGCTGTCGCCAGCGAACTCGCCGTCATCGACTCGGTCGAGATCGTCGACGACACACACGTCGACCTCAACCTCAACGCCGTCAACAGCGCCCTGCCCTACATCCTGACCGACCGTGCCGGAGCCATCGCCAGCCCGGCGGCGTTCGACGCCGACCTGGCCCGCAACCCGGTGGGCACCGGGATGTACCGGGTCACCGAGTACCAGCCGAGCTCCAGCGCGACATACGAGCGCAACCCCGACTACTGGGACCCGGACGCGGCCGCCGCCGCCCGGATGGAGTTCACCAGCATCACCGACTCCCAGCAGCGGCTCAACGCGCTGCGGACCGACTCGATCGACGCCACCATCCTGGACGCGGCGAACGTCGCCGCAGCCGAGTCGGCCGGTCTGGTGGTGGACTCCGCCCCAGTGCTGCAGTTCTACCACCTGCAGCTCAACCTGTCCCGCGAGTACCTCGACGACGTGCGGGTGCGACAGGCGATCAACCATGCGATCAACCGTGAGGACCTGGTCAGCGGGCTGCTGTTCGACCTCGGCGAACCGGCGGTCCAGCCGTTCCCGAGCGGATACTTCGCCCACGACGAGTCCGTCGCCGACCTGTACCCCTACGATCCGCAGCGGGCCCGCCAGCTGCTCGACGAGGCCGGCGTACCCGAGGGCTACACCCTGGAGTTCATCAACCAGAACGCCCCCGCGTACACCCAGCTGACCGAGGCGTTGCAGGCGCAGCTGCTGGAGGTGGGTCTCAACGTCGAGATCACCCAGACGGTCAACTTCGCCAACTCGTTCTACGTCGAAGGCCAGGGTGACGCCGGAGCGATCAACTGGACCGGTCGGCCGGATCCGTCACAGACGGTCGGGCTGGTCTTCGCCGAGAACGGCTTCGCCAACCCGGGCAAGGTGACCACGCCCGAGGTGACGGCCCTCTACCAGGACCTGCTGGCCACCACGGACGAGACGCAGCGGCAGGAACTGGCCCGACAACTGTCGGCCCAGATCACCACCGACGCCCTCGACGTCGTCCTCTACTTCCCGTACAGCAACGTCGCGTACAGCGACAAGGTGGTGGGCCTGGAGAACTGGCTCTCCGGCAAGCTGGAGTTTCCCGGCGTCGGCGTCGCCGACTGA
- a CDS encoding glycosyltransferase family 4 protein: MRVVVMLKTAEGGRWIVPQVEELRRRGNEVIVVLPAGPGRLREQLHRAGVPMIDSPFRFRFRPTLATAAQLWSLRRLLRRLRPEVVHYHHYHAALAVRLSLLGLDVARIFMVPGPLFLESTPIRTAERFLARLDDLVIAGSAHTADLYRSMARREDALAAVPYGVDTRLFRPVDAATRAAARRRLGLPADVFVAVMAAYAYAPKSMVHRGTGIKGHDVLLAAWRSFTRDCPRSRLILVGEGWDAAGEEHRRELLRRFDVAADPTVDWFAGVIDVRQYYAAADVSVSPSRSENHGAALEAGACGVPSIVSDAGGLPETVNRDSGWVVPTGDVEALAAALRGAHAEFRSGRLARRSPAARDHIEQRFDSGDCARVVADLVETTGGRQPVSRRRPAAAPVG; the protein is encoded by the coding sequence ATGCGGGTGGTCGTGATGCTCAAGACAGCTGAGGGCGGCCGGTGGATCGTGCCCCAGGTCGAGGAGTTGCGCCGGCGCGGCAACGAGGTGATCGTGGTGCTGCCCGCCGGCCCGGGCCGGCTGCGCGAACAGCTGCACCGGGCCGGGGTACCGATGATCGACTCGCCGTTCCGGTTCCGGTTCCGCCCGACGTTGGCCACGGCCGCGCAGCTGTGGTCGCTGCGTCGGCTGCTGCGTCGGCTGCGCCCTGAAGTGGTGCACTACCACCACTACCACGCGGCGCTGGCGGTCCGGTTGAGCCTGCTCGGGCTCGACGTCGCCAGAATATTCATGGTGCCCGGTCCGCTCTTTCTGGAGTCGACGCCGATCCGTACCGCAGAGCGCTTCCTGGCCCGGCTGGACGATCTCGTCATCGCCGGCAGTGCACACACCGCCGACCTCTACCGGTCGATGGCCCGTCGTGAGGACGCGCTGGCGGCCGTGCCGTACGGGGTGGACACCCGGCTGTTCCGCCCGGTGGACGCCGCCACCCGGGCCGCCGCACGTCGGCGGCTGGGCCTACCGGCAGACGTCTTCGTGGCGGTCATGGCGGCGTACGCGTACGCACCCAAGTCGATGGTGCACCGGGGGACCGGCATCAAAGGTCACGATGTGCTGCTGGCGGCGTGGCGGTCGTTCACCCGCGACTGTCCCCGTTCCCGGCTGATCCTGGTGGGTGAGGGCTGGGACGCGGCCGGTGAGGAGCACCGGCGGGAGCTGTTGCGACGTTTCGACGTGGCGGCCGATCCGACCGTCGACTGGTTCGCCGGAGTCATCGACGTGCGGCAGTACTACGCCGCGGCGGACGTCAGCGTCAGCCCGTCGCGGTCGGAGAACCACGGCGCGGCGCTGGAAGCCGGAGCCTGCGGGGTGCCCTCCATCGTGTCCGACGCCGGCGGACTGCCGGAGACAGTCAACCGGGACAGCGGTTGGGTGGTCCCGACCGGTGACGTGGAGGCCCTCGCCGCCGCGCTGCGCGGCGCACACGCGGAGTTCCGGTCCGGTCGGCTCGCCCGGCGTTCACCGGCGGCACGGGACCACATCGAGCAGCGGTTCGACAGCGGAGACTGCGCCCGGGTGGTGGCCGACCTGGTCGAGACGACCGGCGGGCGCCAGCCGGTGTCCCGCCGCCGGCCGGCCGCAGCGCCGGTCGGCTGA
- a CDS encoding NeuD/PglB/VioB family sugar acetyltransferase: protein MSAQDLVIVGCGGHGREVFGIVEAINRAGPAPAWRVVGFVDDDPSPANKDRLDRLGAALLGAVDWLTGQGDPPAYVIGIGLPAYRRAVGRRIDAARPAAAPLVAATLIHPSATVGPDSRIGAGSVLFAGARVTTDVTLGRHVHINQNGVVGHDTTVADYGSVGPLAAVSGSCTLDEGVLVGTTAAILQGRRVGAAATVGAGACVVRDVPPGAVVKGVPAR, encoded by the coding sequence ATGAGCGCCCAGGACCTGGTGATCGTCGGCTGCGGCGGGCACGGCCGTGAGGTGTTCGGCATCGTCGAGGCCATCAACCGGGCCGGTCCGGCACCGGCGTGGCGGGTGGTCGGATTCGTCGACGACGATCCCAGCCCGGCCAACAAGGACCGCCTCGACCGGCTCGGCGCCGCGCTGCTCGGCGCGGTGGACTGGCTGACCGGGCAGGGCGATCCGCCGGCGTACGTGATCGGGATCGGCCTGCCGGCGTACCGCCGTGCGGTCGGCCGGCGGATCGACGCCGCCCGGCCGGCGGCGGCCCCGCTGGTCGCCGCCACCCTGATCCATCCGAGCGCCACGGTCGGTCCGGACAGCCGGATCGGCGCGGGTTCGGTGCTGTTCGCCGGTGCCAGGGTGACCACCGACGTGACGCTCGGCCGGCACGTGCACATCAACCAGAACGGCGTGGTCGGCCATGACACGACCGTCGCGGACTACGGCTCGGTGGGACCGCTGGCGGCTGTCTCCGGATCCTGCACGTTGGACGAGGGCGTCCTGGTGGGGACGACAGCGGCGATTCTTCAGGGCCGCCGGGTCGGTGCCGCAGCGACGGTCGGCGCCGGCGCGTGTGTCGTACGTGACGTGCCGCCCGGCGCGGTGGTCAAGGGGGTGCCCGCGCGATGA
- a CDS encoding helix-turn-helix domain-containing protein — MPATPPDERPTSAQIVSRYLAGAPIRRIAAELGVSYSYVHRRLHYSGVPIRSRGGRRPDPTVHADRTPESEHSAVSADQDTLD; from the coding sequence ATGCCGGCCACCCCGCCCGACGAGCGTCCGACGAGCGCCCAGATCGTCAGCCGGTACCTCGCCGGAGCGCCGATCCGGCGGATCGCCGCCGAGCTCGGCGTGTCGTACAGCTACGTGCACCGGCGACTGCACTACTCGGGCGTGCCCATCCGCAGTCGCGGCGGACGCCGCCCGGATCCGACCGTCCATGCTGACCGTACACCTGAGTCTGAGCACAGCGCGGTGAGCGCCGATCAGGACACACTGGACTAG